A single genomic interval of Anaeromicrobium sediminis harbors:
- the cysS gene encoding cysteine--tRNA ligase: protein MKIYNTLTRQKEEFKPVDEKEIKIYACGPTVYNYFHIGNARPFVVFDTLRRYLEYRGHNVKFVQNFTDVDDKIINKAREEGISAKAVSEKYIKEYFVDADAIGVKRADIHPKVTECIGDIIKFVKSLVEKGYAYVVDGDVYYDTSKFEEYGKLSKQSIEDLEAGARIEVKDIKKNPTDFALWKKQKADDEIAWGSPWGKGRPGWHIECSVMSTKYLGETIDIHGGGQDLIFPHHENEVAQSEAHTGKPFSKYWMHNGYITINNEKMSKSKGNFFTVRDILKEFDGEVVRFFLLSAQYRNPINFSRDLMEQSQNGLERLYNARNNLNHLLRNAEDGTMDEGEKAVYERLLTYKDKFIENMDDDLNTADAIAAIFELVKDINTNVKSESSKELMEKSLDLFNELTGVLGIVTKEEEEVDEEVEALIAERQEARKNKDYKRSDEIRDQLTNMGIILEDTPQGPKWSRKK from the coding sequence ATGAAGATTTATAATACTCTAACAAGACAAAAGGAAGAATTTAAACCAGTAGATGAAAAGGAAATTAAAATCTATGCATGTGGGCCTACTGTATATAACTATTTTCATATAGGAAATGCTAGACCTTTTGTAGTCTTTGATACTTTAAGAAGATATTTAGAATACAGAGGACATAATGTAAAATTTGTTCAAAACTTTACAGATGTGGATGACAAAATAATAAATAAGGCTAGAGAAGAAGGTATTAGTGCAAAGGCAGTAAGTGAAAAATACATTAAAGAGTATTTTGTAGATGCAGATGCCATAGGAGTAAAAAGGGCAGATATTCACCCAAAGGTAACTGAGTGCATAGGGGATATTATAAAGTTTGTAAAATCCTTAGTTGAAAAGGGATATGCTTATGTAGTTGATGGAGACGTATACTATGATACTTCTAAGTTTGAAGAATACGGAAAGCTATCAAAACAAAGTATAGAAGATTTAGAAGCTGGGGCTAGGATTGAAGTTAAGGATATAAAGAAGAATCCAACGGACTTTGCCCTATGGAAAAAGCAAAAGGCTGATGACGAAATAGCATGGGGTTCTCCTTGGGGTAAAGGGAGACCTGGGTGGCATATAGAGTGTTCTGTAATGAGCACTAAATACTTAGGTGAAACTATAGATATTCATGGTGGTGGACAGGATTTAATATTCCCACATCATGAAAATGAAGTGGCCCAAAGTGAAGCGCATACAGGAAAGCCATTCTCTAAATACTGGATGCATAATGGATATATAACTATAAACAATGAAAAAATGTCTAAATCTAAAGGAAACTTCTTTACAGTAAGAGATATACTAAAGGAGTTTGATGGAGAAGTAGTGAGATTTTTCTTACTTTCAGCCCAATACAGAAATCCAATTAACTTTAGTAGAGATCTTATGGAGCAATCTCAGAATGGATTGGAAAGATTATATAATGCTAGAAATAATTTAAATCACTTACTAAGAAATGCTGAAGATGGTACTATGGATGAGGGCGAAAAGGCTGTGTATGAAAGACTATTAACTTACAAAGATAAGTTCATAGAAAATATGGATGATGACTTAAATACGGCAGATGCTATAGCAGCCATATTCGAATTAGTTAAAGATATTAATACTAATGTTAAAAGTGAATCTTCTAAAGAACTAATGGAAAAATCCTTAGATTTATTTAATGAATTAACAGGAGTACTTGGTATAGTTACTAAGGAAGAAGAAGAGGTAGATGAAGAGGTAGAAGCATTAATTGCAGAAAGACAAGAGGCTAGAAAAAATAAGGACTATAAGCGTTCGGATGAAATCAGGGATCAACTAACAAACATGGGTATCATATTAGAAGATACTCCTCAAGGACCAAAGTGGAGTAGAAAAAAATAA
- a CDS encoding carbon starvation CstA family protein: MNSLWLILVSIVVFFIAYVTYGSWLAKQWGIDETRETPAHTQNDGVDYMPAKSPVLLGHHFASIAGAGPIVGPIAAAVFGWLPVMLWIIIGGIFFGGVQDYSSIFASIRHDGKSIGEIIEVNIGKKGKKLFGIFAWLTLLLVIAAFVNIVANTFVSVPAAASSSVMFIMLAILFGFFVYRRGMPLGISSIIGVVLLFGCIVLGVKFPLVLSKQVWIYILLGYIFVASVTPVWILLQPRDYLNSFLLYAMLIGAVLGIVIYRPTIELPAVTSFNVGGKLLFPMLFVTVACGAISGFHSLVGSGTSSKQLDSEADAKIVGYGSMLIECVLAVIAIITAAYVTKDKFAELLGAGGPINVFSDGIGVFMSKFGIPYATGKSFVALAISAFALTSLDTGTRLGRFIFQEMIDQKEGESENILANRYVATGITVVLGGWLGSGSWTKIWPIFGSANQLLAVLALIAVAVWLKKSGKNYKMFIIPMIFMLAVTVFALILLIKQNLASENYILVALPALLLLFALILTKDAYKVFTSNDKEHIV, translated from the coding sequence ATGAATTCACTATGGTTAATTTTAGTTAGTATTGTGGTATTTTTTATTGCGTACGTAACTTATGGAAGTTGGTTAGCTAAACAGTGGGGGATAGATGAGACTCGAGAGACTCCAGCCCACACTCAAAACGATGGTGTAGATTATATGCCAGCTAAATCGCCAGTACTTTTAGGTCATCACTTTGCATCAATAGCGGGGGCAGGGCCTATAGTAGGACCTATTGCCGCAGCAGTATTTGGATGGCTACCAGTTATGCTTTGGATAATTATTGGAGGGATATTCTTTGGTGGTGTACAAGATTACAGTTCCATATTTGCATCTATAAGACATGATGGTAAATCTATAGGTGAAATTATAGAAGTTAATATTGGTAAAAAGGGTAAGAAGTTATTTGGTATATTTGCTTGGCTTACATTACTATTAGTTATAGCGGCCTTTGTTAATATAGTTGCTAATACCTTTGTAAGTGTACCAGCAGCAGCTTCATCATCAGTAATGTTTATAATGCTTGCCATATTATTTGGTTTCTTTGTATATAGAAGGGGAATGCCTCTTGGTATTTCTAGTATAATTGGTGTAGTACTTTTATTTGGATGTATAGTACTTGGAGTAAAGTTTCCATTAGTTCTTTCTAAACAAGTATGGATATATATATTATTGGGATACATATTTGTTGCATCTGTAACTCCCGTTTGGATACTACTACAGCCAAGAGATTATTTGAACTCATTCTTATTATATGCCATGCTTATAGGGGCTGTTTTAGGTATAGTAATATATAGACCGACTATAGAATTGCCAGCAGTTACTTCTTTCAACGTGGGAGGAAAACTATTATTCCCTATGTTATTTGTAACTGTGGCCTGTGGTGCCATATCTGGATTCCATTCATTAGTTGGATCGGGTACGTCTTCTAAACAATTAGACAGCGAAGCAGATGCTAAGATTGTTGGATATGGAAGTATGCTTATAGAATGTGTCCTTGCAGTTATAGCAATCATAACAGCAGCTTATGTGACTAAGGATAAGTTTGCAGAGTTATTAGGTGCTGGAGGTCCTATAAATGTATTTTCCGATGGTATAGGAGTATTTATGTCTAAGTTTGGAATTCCTTATGCTACGGGTAAATCTTTTGTAGCATTAGCTATATCAGCCTTTGCCCTTACTAGTTTAGATACGGGAACAAGACTTGGAAGATTCATATTTCAAGAGATGATTGATCAAAAGGAAGGGGAAAGTGAAAATATATTAGCCAATAGATATGTGGCTACAGGTATTACGGTTGTTTTAGGAGGATGGTTAGGTAGTGGTAGTTGGACTAAGATTTGGCCAATATTTGGATCAGCAAATCAATTACTAGCAGTACTAGCCCTAATAGCCGTTGCCGTATGGTTAAAGAAAAGTGGAAAGAATTATAAGATGTTCATAATTCCTATGATATTCATGCTAGCCGTAACTGTATTTGCTTTAATATTACTCATAAAGCAAAATCTTGCCAGTGAAAATTATATATTAGTGGCATTACCAGCACTGCTGTTACTATTTGCGTTAATATTAACTAAGGATGCATATAAGGTGTTTACAAGTAATGATAAAGAGCACATAGTATAA
- a CDS encoding MerR family transcriptional regulator, whose amino-acid sequence MNDMFSIGQVAKIHRISIQTLRYYDRIDLLKPEHTDEKTGYRYYTEAQLETLETISYLKLLGMSLKDIKNYLNEGHVKNSKEQLKSHLKLVDEKIEELNYARKKIINKLNIIDKALLIDDFKVHEKYIGERNIIYKPLINGQDFTEFGMAIKDIYEMANEHYLEVKDEVGVTLEYEDVLKGKYESFSGLFLFTQDDDVSDIKKLPKGKYVCSYHRGKYKDTHKTFKKMLDYIKNKGYEVTGKVVEISLIDLLVAKDERNYITEIQIPVK is encoded by the coding sequence ATGAATGATATGTTTTCAATTGGACAAGTGGCAAAGATACATAGAATATCTATTCAGACCCTAAGGTATTATGACAGAATAGACCTATTAAAACCTGAACATACAGATGAAAAAACTGGTTACAGATATTATACTGAGGCACAATTAGAAACATTAGAAACTATAAGTTATTTGAAATTATTAGGAATGTCATTAAAGGATATAAAAAATTATTTAAATGAAGGTCATGTGAAAAATAGCAAAGAACAATTAAAGTCTCACTTAAAATTAGTAGATGAAAAGATAGAAGAATTAAATTACGCAAGGAAAAAAATAATCAATAAATTGAACATAATAGATAAGGCCCTTTTAATAGACGATTTTAAAGTTCATGAAAAATATATAGGTGAAAGAAATATAATATATAAACCTCTAATTAATGGTCAGGATTTTACTGAATTTGGTATGGCCATAAAGGACATATATGAAATGGCCAATGAACATTACCTTGAAGTGAAGGATGAAGTAGGAGTTACTCTGGAATATGAAGATGTTCTAAAGGGTAAATACGAGTCTTTCTCAGGCTTATTTTTATTCACACAGGATGATGATGTGAGCGATATTAAAAAATTACCTAAGGGCAAATATGTGTGTTCGTATCATAGGGGTAAGTACAAGGATACCCATAAAACATTTAAAAAAATGTTAGATTATATTAAGAATAAGGGATATGAAGTTACAGGTAAAGTTGTAGAAATATCTTTAATTGACCTACTTGTGGCTAAAGATGAACGAAATTATATAACAGAAATACAAATTCCCGTAAAATAA